In the Populus trichocarpa isolate Nisqually-1 chromosome 1, P.trichocarpa_v4.1, whole genome shotgun sequence genome, one interval contains:
- the LOC7491450 gene encoding probable glycosyltransferase At5g03795 isoform X1, producing the protein MNCPYKSVLISQHLPLSPKKNRERRMKMKRPPKLQLKRLLGMLVLAVLLSSSCIALFGFYKHHASLAVTSLVAPQSTTFYPIQNHHHHDRQNLSLNAPQQAATLFPPPQTNTVDSVLETGPYHNWELFAADFQEMMRHLKIFVYPDTFNRSSPFANIFLPHENPLNNPKLGNYFSEHMFKVSLLHSPLLTATPEKAHFFFLPFSINDLRNDPRVHSEAKISQFVAQYTSSISSSFRFWNASGGADHFYVCCHSVGREAPSRHHGLRNNAIQLTCCSSYFQRFYLSHKDVGLPQVWPRTDQTALNPPHARHRLVYFAGRVQNSQVRQQLVNLWGNDTQFDIFNGNPTFPYEEGFKRSKFCLHVKGYEVNTARVSDAIHYGCIPVIISNYYDLPFANVLDWSKFSVVINQRDIAFLKTKLLSIKREMYLRMYHNLFKVRRHFVWHTTPRGYDSFYMTAYQLWLRRSTLRLSY; encoded by the exons ATGAACTGTCCATATAAATCCGTACTTATCTCTCAACACTTGCCACtgtctccaaaaaaaaatagagaaaggagGATGAAGATGAAAAGGCCACCTAAACTGCAGCTGAAGCGATTACTGGGTATGCTTGTGTTAGCAGTGTTACTGTCCTCTTCTTGCATTGCTCTTTTTGGGTTTTACAAACACCACGCTTCCCTTGCAGTAACATCCCTTGTTGCCCCACAAAGCACCACCTTCTATCCAATccaaaaccaccaccaccacgacCGTCAAAACCTGTCTCTAAATGCCCCACAACAGGCGGCTACCCTTTTTCCGCCACCACAAACAAATACCGTGGACTCCGTATTGGAAACAGGGCCATATCATAATTGGGAACTGTTTGCTGCTGATTTTCAAGAAATGATGCGGCATCTAAAGATCTTTGTGTACCCCGATACCTTCAACAGGAGCAGCCCTTTTGCTAATATTTTCCTACCCCATGAGAACCCACTGAACAATCCAAAACTGGGTAATTACTTCAGTGAACACATGTTCAAGGTGTCCCTGCTTCACAGTCCACTGCTTACTGCAACACCAGAGAAAGCCCATTTCTTTTTCCTCCCATTTTCAATAAACGACCTTAGAAATGACCCTCGAGTTCACTCCGAGGCAAAAATCTCACAATTTGTTGCCCAATACACGAGTAGCATTAGCAGCAGCTTCAGGTTTTGGAATGCTTCAGGAGGTGCTGATCATTTCTATGTTTGTTGCCATTCTGTTGGGAGAGAGGCTCCCTCCAGGCATCATGGTTTGCGTAACAATGCCATTCAGCTTACTTGTTGTTCTAGTTACTTTCAAAGATTCTATCTTTCCCACAAAGATGTGGGGCTCCCTCAAGTTTGGCCTCGCACGGATCAGACTGCCTTGAATCCCCCACATGCCAG GCATAGACTTGTCTACTTTGCTGGACGCGTCCAAAATTCTCAAGTCCGGCAGCAGCTGGTAAATTTGTGGGGAAATGATACTCAATTTGACATATTTAATGGGAACCCCACATTCCCTTATGAAGAAGGGTTTAAGAGGAGTAAATTCTGCCTCCATGTTAAAGGTTATGAAGTGAACACCGCAAGGGTTAGTGATGCCATACACTACGGGTGCATTCCAGTTATAATTTCTAATTATTACGACCTTCCATTTGCTAATGTCTTGGACTGGAGCAAGTTTTCCGTTGTCATCAATCAACGAGATATTGctttcttgaaaacaaaattgttgTCTATAAAAAGAGAGATGTACCTGAGAATGTATCATAATCTCTTCAAAGTTAGGAGGCACTTTGTTTGGCATACAACGCCAAGGGGCTATGATTCCTTTTATATGACTGCTTATCAGTTATGGTTAAGGAGAAGCACTCTCcgtttatcatattaa
- the LOC7491450 gene encoding probable glycosyltransferase At5g03795 isoform X2 yields the protein MKMKRPPKLQLKRLLGMLVLAVLLSSSCIALFGFYKHHASLAVTSLVAPQSTTFYPIQNHHHHDRQNLSLNAPQQAATLFPPPQTNTVDSVLETGPYHNWELFAADFQEMMRHLKIFVYPDTFNRSSPFANIFLPHENPLNNPKLGNYFSEHMFKVSLLHSPLLTATPEKAHFFFLPFSINDLRNDPRVHSEAKISQFVAQYTSSISSSFRFWNASGGADHFYVCCHSVGREAPSRHHGLRNNAIQLTCCSSYFQRFYLSHKDVGLPQVWPRTDQTALNPPHARHRLVYFAGRVQNSQVRQQLVNLWGNDTQFDIFNGNPTFPYEEGFKRSKFCLHVKGYEVNTARVSDAIHYGCIPVIISNYYDLPFANVLDWSKFSVVINQRDIAFLKTKLLSIKREMYLRMYHNLFKVRRHFVWHTTPRGYDSFYMTAYQLWLRRSTLRLSY from the exons ATGAAGATGAAAAGGCCACCTAAACTGCAGCTGAAGCGATTACTGGGTATGCTTGTGTTAGCAGTGTTACTGTCCTCTTCTTGCATTGCTCTTTTTGGGTTTTACAAACACCACGCTTCCCTTGCAGTAACATCCCTTGTTGCCCCACAAAGCACCACCTTCTATCCAATccaaaaccaccaccaccacgacCGTCAAAACCTGTCTCTAAATGCCCCACAACAGGCGGCTACCCTTTTTCCGCCACCACAAACAAATACCGTGGACTCCGTATTGGAAACAGGGCCATATCATAATTGGGAACTGTTTGCTGCTGATTTTCAAGAAATGATGCGGCATCTAAAGATCTTTGTGTACCCCGATACCTTCAACAGGAGCAGCCCTTTTGCTAATATTTTCCTACCCCATGAGAACCCACTGAACAATCCAAAACTGGGTAATTACTTCAGTGAACACATGTTCAAGGTGTCCCTGCTTCACAGTCCACTGCTTACTGCAACACCAGAGAAAGCCCATTTCTTTTTCCTCCCATTTTCAATAAACGACCTTAGAAATGACCCTCGAGTTCACTCCGAGGCAAAAATCTCACAATTTGTTGCCCAATACACGAGTAGCATTAGCAGCAGCTTCAGGTTTTGGAATGCTTCAGGAGGTGCTGATCATTTCTATGTTTGTTGCCATTCTGTTGGGAGAGAGGCTCCCTCCAGGCATCATGGTTTGCGTAACAATGCCATTCAGCTTACTTGTTGTTCTAGTTACTTTCAAAGATTCTATCTTTCCCACAAAGATGTGGGGCTCCCTCAAGTTTGGCCTCGCACGGATCAGACTGCCTTGAATCCCCCACATGCCAG GCATAGACTTGTCTACTTTGCTGGACGCGTCCAAAATTCTCAAGTCCGGCAGCAGCTGGTAAATTTGTGGGGAAATGATACTCAATTTGACATATTTAATGGGAACCCCACATTCCCTTATGAAGAAGGGTTTAAGAGGAGTAAATTCTGCCTCCATGTTAAAGGTTATGAAGTGAACACCGCAAGGGTTAGTGATGCCATACACTACGGGTGCATTCCAGTTATAATTTCTAATTATTACGACCTTCCATTTGCTAATGTCTTGGACTGGAGCAAGTTTTCCGTTGTCATCAATCAACGAGATATTGctttcttgaaaacaaaattgttgTCTATAAAAAGAGAGATGTACCTGAGAATGTATCATAATCTCTTCAAAGTTAGGAGGCACTTTGTTTGGCATACAACGCCAAGGGGCTATGATTCCTTTTATATGACTGCTTATCAGTTATGGTTAAGGAGAAGCACTCTCcgtttatcatattaa